Proteins from a single region of Thunnus albacares chromosome 16, fThuAlb1.1, whole genome shotgun sequence:
- the tmem214 gene encoding transmembrane protein 214 isoform X2 has product MSETLYDGFEKMGKKQNKEQVPPPAEPQNKKPSSSKPSKKSHSSNTDTRATHKTLEEAFKALDVADLKQQLARSQTLFPENPSVWVKDLAGYLNLNLTAPETEPTLSSYAHDYPYCLIGKELKGVIKGLIGRCSDILPDFFDHCIYTMLRELDRQSGEPLHGYRVCIQAILQDKPRIATQNLPEYLELLRSVQNRPVKCLTIMWALGQAGFYDLSQGLRVWLGIMLPVLGVKSLSSYAIAYLERLLLLHANLTKGFGIMGPKEFFPLLDFAFMPKNALSSSLQEQLRRLYPRLKVLAFGAKPESTLHTYLPSFLSRATPHCPDDMKRELLSSMTECLCVDVQSLGVWRQLYTKHLPQSSLLLNHLLKSWRVLPPKLRKNLEETVQSFKVTNEEMRDTVESQDLQECNNLCQNLQVKMRGHGFPWSKLLMVLLVFAAGFIAHDVRSHGSFTDSTAARYLRSSGVTAVSQQAWSKITVYSKQGFSWIETNTPHYYSECVRVLGPLMEQGLEKAKTAAIFISENTTQLILWVKEKTPLVIEWVNANTPDSVFQVLAYLKELLLLLHQNYILPALAYMSDLLQRAWTNLQESCNGEVSVSCLQGHALSFTNSTWQLLQHTTSAIKTWAQELLTRA; this is encoded by the exons ATGTCAGAAACTCTGTATGACGGCTTCGAGAAGATGGGCAAGAAACAGAACAAGGAGCAGGTTCCACCACCAGCCGAGCCTCAAAACAAGAAGCCCTCATCAAGTAAACCATCCAAGAAGTCACACTCCAGCAATACAGACACTCGGGCAACTCATAAGACCCTCGAGGAAGCCTTCAAAGCT TTGGATGTCGCAGACCTGAAGCAGCAGTTGGCTCGCAGTCAGACCTTGTTCCCAGAGAACCCATCAGTGTGGGTCAAAGATCTGGCAGGATACCTCAACCTCAATCTGACTGCACCAGAGACTGAGCCCACACTCAGCAGCTATGCTCACG ACTACCCATACTGCCTTATAGGAAAGGAGCTGAAGGGCGTGATCAAAGGCCTCATTGGACGTTGCAGTGACATTCTGCCAGATTTCTTCGACCACTGTATTTACACTATGCTCAGGGAGCTGGACAGACAGTCAG GAGAACCACTGCACGGCTACAGAGTTTGCATTCAAGCAATCTTACAAGACAAACCCAGAATAGCCACCCAAAACCTGCCTGAG TATTTGGAGTTGTTGAGGTCGGTTCAGAATCGTCCAGTGAAGTGTTTGACCATCATGTGGGCTCTGGGTCAAGCTGGATTTTACGATCTCAGCCAGGGACTAAGAG tgtggcTGGGAATCATGCTTCCTGTGCTGGGAGTGAAGTCCTTATCTTCATATGCCATCGCCTATCTGGAAAGACTTCTACT ACTTCATGCAAACCTGACAAAGGGATTTGGCATCATGGGTCCTAAAGAGTTCTTTCCTTTACTGGATTTTGCCTTCATGCCCAAGAATGCCCTTTCATCAAG tctgcAGGAGCAGCTGAGGCGTCTGTACCCTCGACTAAAAGTTCTCGCATTCGGAGCCAAACCTGAgagcacattacacacataccTGCCATCGTTTCTGTCCAGAGCCACGCCACACTGTCCAGATGACATGAAGAGAGAG CTTCTCAGCAGTATgacagagtgtttgtgtgtggatgtacAGAGTCTCGGAGTGTGGAGGCAGCTCTATACCAAACACTTACCCCAGTCCAG tcTGCTGTTGAACCATTTACTGAAGTCCTGGAGAGTCCTGCCACCAAAG cTGAGGAAGAACCTTGAAGAAACTGTCCAGTCTTTCAAAGTGACCAATGAGGAGATGAGAGACACCGTTGAATCTCAGGACCTTCAAGAGTGCAATAACCTGTGTCAG AATCTGCAGGTGAAGATGCGTGGTCACGGGTTCCCCTGGTCCAAGCTGCTCATGGTCCTGCTCGTGTTTGCTGCCGGCTTCATCGCTCATGATGTCAGATCTCACGGCTCCTTCACAG ATTCAACAGCAGCCAGGTATCTGCGCAGCTCAGGGGTTACAGCTGTTTCTCAGCAGGCTTGGAGCAAAATAACAGTCTACTCTAAGCAGGGCTTCAG TTGGATAGAGACAAACACTCCTCATTATTACTCTGAGTGTGTGCGGGTGTTGGGGCCATTAATGGAACAAGGTTTGGAAAAGGCAAAAACAGCAGCCATCTTCATCTCCGAAAACACCACCCAGTTAATCCTCTGGGTGAAAGAAAAGACACCGCTGGTCATAGAATGG GTGAACGCCAACACTCCAGACAGTGTATTCCAGGTGTTGGCATACCTGAAggagctcctcctcctccttcaccagAACTACATCCTGCCAGCGCTGGCATACATGTCTGACCTGCTACAACGAGCGTGGACCAACCTTCAGGAGTCCTGCAA TGGCGAGGTGTCCGTATCGTGTCTGCAGGGTCACGCGTTGTCTTTCACCAACTCAACGTGGCAGCTGCTCCAACACACAACCTCCGCCATCAAGACGTGGGCTCAGGAGCTGTTGACACGAGCATGA
- the tmem214 gene encoding transmembrane protein 214 isoform X1, with protein MASNNGSVGKWEVVKKGKKNSSSGGGKNPTDKKPGGGSGGRKALGESNQQARPPLKMSETLYDGFEKMGKKQNKEQVPPPAEPQNKKPSSSKPSKKSHSSNTDTRATHKTLEEAFKALDVADLKQQLARSQTLFPENPSVWVKDLAGYLNLNLTAPETEPTLSSYAHDYPYCLIGKELKGVIKGLIGRCSDILPDFFDHCIYTMLRELDRQSGEPLHGYRVCIQAILQDKPRIATQNLPEYLELLRSVQNRPVKCLTIMWALGQAGFYDLSQGLRVWLGIMLPVLGVKSLSSYAIAYLERLLLLHANLTKGFGIMGPKEFFPLLDFAFMPKNALSSSLQEQLRRLYPRLKVLAFGAKPESTLHTYLPSFLSRATPHCPDDMKRELLSSMTECLCVDVQSLGVWRQLYTKHLPQSSLLLNHLLKSWRVLPPKLRKNLEETVQSFKVTNEEMRDTVESQDLQECNNLCQNLQVKMRGHGFPWSKLLMVLLVFAAGFIAHDVRSHGSFTDSTAARYLRSSGVTAVSQQAWSKITVYSKQGFSWIETNTPHYYSECVRVLGPLMEQGLEKAKTAAIFISENTTQLILWVKEKTPLVIEWVNANTPDSVFQVLAYLKELLLLLHQNYILPALAYMSDLLQRAWTNLQESCNGEVSVSCLQGHALSFTNSTWQLLQHTTSAIKTWAQELLTRA; from the exons CACCCCTGAAGATGTCAGAAACTCTGTATGACGGCTTCGAGAAGATGGGCAAGAAACAGAACAAGGAGCAGGTTCCACCACCAGCCGAGCCTCAAAACAAGAAGCCCTCATCAAGTAAACCATCCAAGAAGTCACACTCCAGCAATACAGACACTCGGGCAACTCATAAGACCCTCGAGGAAGCCTTCAAAGCT TTGGATGTCGCAGACCTGAAGCAGCAGTTGGCTCGCAGTCAGACCTTGTTCCCAGAGAACCCATCAGTGTGGGTCAAAGATCTGGCAGGATACCTCAACCTCAATCTGACTGCACCAGAGACTGAGCCCACACTCAGCAGCTATGCTCACG ACTACCCATACTGCCTTATAGGAAAGGAGCTGAAGGGCGTGATCAAAGGCCTCATTGGACGTTGCAGTGACATTCTGCCAGATTTCTTCGACCACTGTATTTACACTATGCTCAGGGAGCTGGACAGACAGTCAG GAGAACCACTGCACGGCTACAGAGTTTGCATTCAAGCAATCTTACAAGACAAACCCAGAATAGCCACCCAAAACCTGCCTGAG TATTTGGAGTTGTTGAGGTCGGTTCAGAATCGTCCAGTGAAGTGTTTGACCATCATGTGGGCTCTGGGTCAAGCTGGATTTTACGATCTCAGCCAGGGACTAAGAG tgtggcTGGGAATCATGCTTCCTGTGCTGGGAGTGAAGTCCTTATCTTCATATGCCATCGCCTATCTGGAAAGACTTCTACT ACTTCATGCAAACCTGACAAAGGGATTTGGCATCATGGGTCCTAAAGAGTTCTTTCCTTTACTGGATTTTGCCTTCATGCCCAAGAATGCCCTTTCATCAAG tctgcAGGAGCAGCTGAGGCGTCTGTACCCTCGACTAAAAGTTCTCGCATTCGGAGCCAAACCTGAgagcacattacacacataccTGCCATCGTTTCTGTCCAGAGCCACGCCACACTGTCCAGATGACATGAAGAGAGAG CTTCTCAGCAGTATgacagagtgtttgtgtgtggatgtacAGAGTCTCGGAGTGTGGAGGCAGCTCTATACCAAACACTTACCCCAGTCCAG tcTGCTGTTGAACCATTTACTGAAGTCCTGGAGAGTCCTGCCACCAAAG cTGAGGAAGAACCTTGAAGAAACTGTCCAGTCTTTCAAAGTGACCAATGAGGAGATGAGAGACACCGTTGAATCTCAGGACCTTCAAGAGTGCAATAACCTGTGTCAG AATCTGCAGGTGAAGATGCGTGGTCACGGGTTCCCCTGGTCCAAGCTGCTCATGGTCCTGCTCGTGTTTGCTGCCGGCTTCATCGCTCATGATGTCAGATCTCACGGCTCCTTCACAG ATTCAACAGCAGCCAGGTATCTGCGCAGCTCAGGGGTTACAGCTGTTTCTCAGCAGGCTTGGAGCAAAATAACAGTCTACTCTAAGCAGGGCTTCAG TTGGATAGAGACAAACACTCCTCATTATTACTCTGAGTGTGTGCGGGTGTTGGGGCCATTAATGGAACAAGGTTTGGAAAAGGCAAAAACAGCAGCCATCTTCATCTCCGAAAACACCACCCAGTTAATCCTCTGGGTGAAAGAAAAGACACCGCTGGTCATAGAATGG GTGAACGCCAACACTCCAGACAGTGTATTCCAGGTGTTGGCATACCTGAAggagctcctcctcctccttcaccagAACTACATCCTGCCAGCGCTGGCATACATGTCTGACCTGCTACAACGAGCGTGGACCAACCTTCAGGAGTCCTGCAA TGGCGAGGTGTCCGTATCGTGTCTGCAGGGTCACGCGTTGTCTTTCACCAACTCAACGTGGCAGCTGCTCCAACACACAACCTCCGCCATCAAGACGTGGGCTCAGGAGCTGTTGACACGAGCATGA